Sequence from the Pleomorphomonas sp. T1.2MG-36 genome:
GATCCAACCTGGGCGGCTCTCGTCGCCCACGACCTTCCAAGTTCGCAAGGCCCGGAGCACCCGCTTCGGGCCTTGTCGTTTGCGGCCCCGGAGCCTTCGCCGCCGGGGGTGCCCTATCGCTTGAGATGGCGGGTGAGCCGGCGCTCCATCATTTCCCACAGGCGGCGCAGCACCTCCACCGTGATGAGATAGATCACCGCCGCCCAGATGTAGATCTGCAGATCGTAGGTCTTGGAGAAGGCGTAGCGGGTCTGGCCCATCAGATCGAGCACGGTGATGATCGAGGCGATGGCCGACGCCTTGATCATCAGGATCACCTCGTTGCCGTATGGCCGCAGAGCGGTGATCAGCGCCTGCGGCAGCACGATCTTGAACATGGTGACGAAGGGACGGAGACCGAGCGAGTCGGCCGCCTGCCACTGTCCCGAGGGGACGGACCGGATGGCCCCCGCCAGGATTTCGGCCTGATAGGCGGCAGTGTTGAGCGAGAAGGTCAGCACGGCGCAGAAATAGGCGTCGCGGAAGAACACCCAGAGTCCCACCGACTTCAACGCGTCGGTGAACTGGCCGGCGCCGTAGTAGACCAGGAAGGTCTGGGCCAGCAGCGGCGTGCCACGGAAGAAATACGAGTATCCGAAGGCGATGCCGCCGATGATGGGGTTGGTCGACAGGCGCCCGGCGGCCACCGGTATCGAGATCAGCGCGCCAAGCACGATCGACATCACCACGAGCTGCAACGTCACCCCGATGCCGCTCAGGATGCGCGGGCCGTATTTCGCCACCTTCGCGGGATCGTAGCCAACCACCAGCATGTAGACGATGGAGAGGCCCAGGAGAATCCACAGCACCATCAGGATGAGGCCGGTGAAGCGTGCGCCGGTCCAGCGGCGGCGGGCGGCGGCCGGCGGCCGTTCGGTGGAGGGAGCGTCGACGTAGGTCATCAGCGCCTCCCCTGCCCGCGCTCGGCCCAGACCGACACACGGCGAAGACCGAACGAGGAAATGATCGACATGACGAGGTAGAGCGAACAGGCCACGAAGAAGAAGAAGAAGGCCTGCTTGGTGACGCCGACCGCGATGTTGGTATTCCTCAGGAGATCGGTGAGACCAATCACGGACACCAGCGAGGTATCCTTGAGGAGGTTGAGCCAGAGGTTGGACAGGCCCGGCAGCGCGAGGCGGATAAGCTGCGGCAGGATGACCAGCAGCATGGTGCGGGACCGCGACAGGCCGAGGGCGTAGGCTCCCTCATATTGGCCGAGGGTGATGCCCTTGAAGGCCGACAGGAAAACCTCGCTGGCGTAGGAGGAGAACACCAGCGCCAGCGCGATCATGCCGGCGAGATAGCTGTTGACCTCGAAGGCGTGGCCGAACAGCAGGCGCCAGAGCGCCGATAGCGCCATCTGGCCGCCGTAGTAGATGAGGAACAGCGTCAGAAGTTCGGGAAGGCCGCGAAAGATCGTCGTGTAGACATTGGCGGCGTTGCGCAGAAGCGGTTCGGACGAGTTCTTGGCGACGGCGATCAGAAATCCGATGAGCAGGCCGAGCGGCAAGGTGGCCAGCGCAAGCGTCACCGTCACCAGTACGCCGTTTGCCAGTTCGTCGCCCCAGCCGCTGTCGCCGAAAGACAGCAGTTCCATGTAGTTGGCCATCCGGCCCGTCTCCCCGTCCACGCCTCTATCGTGCCGGCCTTCCCGACCCGCGCGATCCGTCGCCTGCAACAAGCGCGGGACTGCCCTTCAGAAAGCAAGTCCCGCGCCGTTTCATTCGATCACCCTGATCGTTCCGACTCAGCCGCCGTAGACGTCGAAGTCGAAGTACTTCTTGTTGATCTCCTGGTACTTGCCATTGGCGCGGATCGCCTTGATGGCAGCCGAGAACATGTCGCGCAGGTCGGTGTCTTCCTTGCGCACGCCGATGCCGGCGCCGGGGCCGTGGATCTCGAGGACCGGCTTGATGGTGCCGACCAGCTTGCAGCAGGCGCCGGCTTCGGTCTTCAGCCACTCCGAGAGGACGACGACGTCGTCGTTGGCGGCGTCGAGGCGGCCGTTGGCGAGATCGAGCTTGTACTCATCGGCGGTCGGATAGGACTTGAGCTCGCTCTGGGTCAGCACCTTCTCGACATAGTCGGCGTGCATGGTCGACACTTGGGCGCCGATGGTCTTGCCGGCGAGATCTTCCGGCGTGACGCCCTTGATGTCGGTGTCCTTGGGGGCGACGATGGCCGGCGGCGTGTTGTAGTACTTCTCGGAGAAGTCGATGACCTTCTTGCGCTCCTCGGTGGCCGACATGGAGGCGATGATGGCGTCGAACTTGCCGGCGAGCAGCGCCGGGATCATGCCGTCCCAATCCTGGGCGACGACCTCGCACTCCACCTTCATCTCCTCGCAGAGCGCCAGCGCGATATCGACGTCGAAGCCCTTCATCTTGCCGTCGGTGTCGACGTAGTTGAAGGGCGGATAGGCGCCTTCGGTGCCGATGACGACCTTCTTCCACTCCTTGGCCGCCGCGCCGCCGAGCGACAGCGCAAGCAAGGCCGCGGCGGTGACGAGTGTCTTGGCAAACTTCATGATTGTCCCCTCTGAACCCCTATGACAAGGCCGTTGGCGTGCGGCGCGCACAATCGCCCGTGGCGACCGACGCTGCCGACCGACAGCCCCCTGTTCGTTTCCGGCGCCGCCGCCTTAGGAGTTGTCTCCTTGGTTGAACCGGCTTCTGCGCCCAAACCTTCCGACGAACCGACGCCTGCCTAAACCTTGTGCTGACGGCGATCCGCCCGCATCTTCATCTTATTCCGCGACCGGATGCAACGGGGGACATTATTGCGCCGGCTGGGATTCTGCACGCCGGGAGGATCACGGACGAACGGAGCCGATCATTTTCTCGGCGAAGGCGAGATCATCGGGCGTGTTGATGTTGAAGAACGGATCGACGGCCTTGCCGCCCACGTGAACCGGCGCGAAGCGGATGCCCCGCGTTCGTTCGCCGGCGAGAAACGCCCCCACCCGCCGCTCCGGTCCGCCGGCAAGAAACGCCTCAAGCCGGGCAGCCACCGACAGCGGCCAGAGGGC
This genomic interval carries:
- a CDS encoding ABC transporter permease; translation: MTYVDAPSTERPPAAARRRWTGARFTGLILMVLWILLGLSIVYMLVVGYDPAKVAKYGPRILSGIGVTLQLVVMSIVLGALISIPVAAGRLSTNPIIGGIAFGYSYFFRGTPLLAQTFLVYYGAGQFTDALKSVGLWVFFRDAYFCAVLTFSLNTAAYQAEILAGAIRSVPSGQWQAADSLGLRPFVTMFKIVLPQALITALRPYGNEVILMIKASAIASIITVLDLMGQTRYAFSKTYDLQIYIWAAVIYLITVEVLRRLWEMMERRLTRHLKR
- a CDS encoding ABC transporter permease; the protein is MANYMELLSFGDSGWGDELANGVLVTVTLALATLPLGLLIGFLIAVAKNSSEPLLRNAANVYTTIFRGLPELLTLFLIYYGGQMALSALWRLLFGHAFEVNSYLAGMIALALVFSSYASEVFLSAFKGITLGQYEGAYALGLSRSRTMLLVILPQLIRLALPGLSNLWLNLLKDTSLVSVIGLTDLLRNTNIAVGVTKQAFFFFFVACSLYLVMSIISSFGLRRVSVWAERGQGRR
- a CDS encoding ABC transporter substrate-binding protein, with translation MKFAKTLVTAAALLALSLGGAAAKEWKKVVIGTEGAYPPFNYVDTDGKMKGFDVDIALALCEEMKVECEVVAQDWDGMIPALLAGKFDAIIASMSATEERKKVIDFSEKYYNTPPAIVAPKDTDIKGVTPEDLAGKTIGAQVSTMHADYVEKVLTQSELKSYPTADEYKLDLANGRLDAANDDVVVLSEWLKTEAGACCKLVGTIKPVLEIHGPGAGIGVRKEDTDLRDMFSAAIKAIRANGKYQEINKKYFDFDVYGG